The Benincasa hispida cultivar B227 chromosome 9, ASM972705v1, whole genome shotgun sequence genome has a segment encoding these proteins:
- the LOC120086311 gene encoding cytochrome P450 CYP82D47-like — translation MDLLLPHISSSNLAQPAIILTLLFFLYALLILFRGRHTRLPPQPGGAWPVIGHLPLLTGKELIHNTLGKLADAYGPIFMLRLGSNKTLIVSGWEVAKECFTTNDKKFASRPKFAAAELLGYNYAMFGTSPYGSHWRHVRKIVMLELLANHRLEKLQHIPRSEVQSSIETLHELCRSNKKALVEMETWFGDITLNSIFRMVVGKRFSTAFEESGGEKYHNAMKDFFNLFTVLVPSDLFPFLRWFDFGGYKKTMKETAKVMDEMLHKWLQEHREKRNSDGVGMEEQDFMHVMLSITEEEDFSGYDIDNVIKSTCLAVILGGYHTTTTEMVWALSLLVNNEESLKKVQFELDEQVGREREVRESDMNNLIYLQAVVKETLRLYPAAQLSVPHESIEDCTVAGYHIRAGTRLWVNLYKLQRDPCVWESPREFRPERFLTSEKNFDVKGQSPQFIPFGVGRRICPGISFAMKVMHLSLARLLHEFEIGRPSEEPVSMEEGVGLNISKKIPLEVVITPRISPQIYK, via the exons ATGGATCTTCTCCTCCCCCACATCTCCTCATCGAACCTTGCTCAACCTGCAATAATCCTCAcccttctcttctttctttatgCTCTCCTCATTTTATTCCGTGGTCGTCATACGAGACTACCGCCCCAACCCGGCGGTGCTTGGCCAGTGATCGGGCACCTCCCTCTACTCACTGGGAAAGAACTCATTCACAATACCTTGGGGAAATTGGCAGACGCCTATGGACCAATCTTTATGCTAAGGTTAGGTAGCAACAAAACCTTGATTGTTAGTGGCTGGGAAGTCGCAAAGGAGTGCTTTACTACCAATGACAAAAAATTTGCATCTCGCCCCAAATTTGCTGCTGCTGAGCTTCTTGGCTATAACTATGCCATGTTTGGGACTAGCCCATATGGTTCCCATTGGAGGCATGTGCGTAAAATAGTCATGCTCGAACTCCTCGCTAACCACCGCCTCGAGAAGCTGCAACACATCCCGAGATCGGAGGTTCAGAGTTCAATTGAGACACTACATGAGTTGTGCAGATCAAATAAGAAAGCGTTAGTGGAGATGGAGACGTGGTTTGGAGATATAACATTGAACTCCATATTTAGGATGGTGGTTGGAAAACGATTCTCCACTGCTTTTGAAGAGAGTGGTGGAGAAAAGTACCATAATGCAATGAAAgatttttttaacttatttacAGTGCTTGTTCCGTCAGATTTGTTTCCGTTTTTAAGATGGTTTGACTTCGGAGGGTACAAGAAGACCATGAAAGAGACGGCGAAGGTCATGGACGAGATGCTTCATAAATGGCTTCAAGAGCATCGAGAGAAGAGAAATTCCGATGGAGTGGGGATGGAAGAGCAAGATTTCATGCACGTCATGTTGTCTATAACTGAGGAAGAGGATTTCTCCGGCTACGATATCGATAATGTTATTAAATCTACATGTTTG GCTGTCATATTAGGTGGATATCACACCACCACGACAGAAATGGTTTGGGCACTTTCATTACTTGTCAATAATGAAGAATCACTCAAGAAAGTCCAATTTGAATTAGATGAGCAAGTTGGGAGAGAAAGAGAAGTGAGAGAATCCGACATGAACAATTTGATATATCTCCAAGCAGTTGTGAAAGAAACATTGCGTCTATACCCTGCAGCACAACTCTCAGTCCCTCATGAATCTATAGAAGATTGTACAGTAGCTGGATATCACATTCGAGCCGGCACACGCTTGTGGGTGAATCTTTATAAACTCCAAAGAGATCCATGTGTTTGGGAGAGTCCAAGAGAATTTCGTCCAGAGAGGTTTTTGACAAGTGAAAAGAATTTTGATGTAAAAGGACAAAGTCCACAATTCATACCATTCGGAGTTGGTAGAAGAATTTGTCCTGGAATTTCATTTGCCATGAAAGTTATGCACTTGTCACTTGCAAGACTACTTCATGAGTTTGAGATTGGACGACCATCTGAAGAGCCGGTTAGTATGGAAGAGGGTGTTGGATTGAACATTTCCAAAAAAATTCCACTTGAGGTTGTCATAACGCCACGTATTTCACCACAAATTTATAAATGA